A single region of the Candidatus Baltobacteraceae bacterium genome encodes:
- a CDS encoding enolase C-terminal domain-like protein, whose amino-acid sequence MASTAAVRTQARIDALEVRAYKIPTATPESDGTLKWDATTLVYVEVHGAGETGMGYTYADVATAKLIETLLRETVVGKDAFQIAARWDEMFARSRNLGRDGITSMAVSAVDVALWDLKAKVLGVPAYVLLGAARERVPVYGSGGFTAYTEQQLCEQLAGWVGDGIPRVKMKVGREPQIDPKRVAAARAAIGDRAELFIDANGAYSAQQAIGLAQAFAEQGVTWFEEPVYREDYAGTRFVREHVPAGMDVSSGEYGYGLYTFARMIDAGTVDVLQADATRCGGFSGLLAVDGLCQSTMTPLSTHCAPHLHLHAAMACKQLRHIEYFFDHVRIERMLFDGAADPENGDLTPDSTRPGIGLTLRRTDAERFAL is encoded by the coding sequence GTGGCTTCTACGGCCGCCGTGCGGACGCAGGCGCGGATCGACGCGCTTGAAGTGCGTGCCTATAAGATTCCGACGGCGACGCCCGAGTCCGACGGCACCCTAAAATGGGACGCGACCACCCTCGTCTACGTCGAAGTGCATGGCGCCGGTGAGACGGGCATGGGCTACACCTACGCCGACGTCGCCACCGCAAAACTGATCGAGACGCTCCTGCGGGAAACCGTCGTCGGCAAAGATGCATTCCAAATCGCCGCCCGGTGGGACGAGATGTTCGCTCGCTCGCGCAACCTCGGCCGCGACGGGATCACCTCGATGGCCGTTTCGGCCGTGGATGTAGCCCTCTGGGATTTAAAAGCCAAGGTGCTCGGCGTGCCGGCGTACGTCCTACTCGGCGCGGCGCGCGAACGCGTTCCCGTGTACGGAAGCGGCGGCTTCACGGCGTATACGGAGCAGCAGCTTTGCGAACAGCTCGCCGGGTGGGTTGGCGACGGAATTCCGCGCGTGAAGATGAAGGTCGGCCGGGAGCCGCAGATCGATCCCAAGCGCGTCGCCGCCGCGCGTGCGGCGATCGGCGACCGCGCCGAGCTTTTCATCGACGCGAACGGTGCGTATTCGGCGCAACAGGCTATCGGGCTCGCGCAAGCGTTTGCAGAACAGGGCGTAACCTGGTTCGAGGAACCGGTCTATCGCGAAGACTATGCGGGAACGCGCTTCGTCCGCGAGCACGTGCCCGCGGGAATGGACGTTTCGTCCGGCGAGTATGGATACGGCCTTTATACCTTCGCGCGGATGATCGATGCCGGAACCGTCGACGTGTTGCAAGCCGATGCCACGCGCTGCGGCGGTTTTTCCGGTCTCCTCGCGGTGGACGGTTTGTGCCAGAGCACGATGACGCCGCTCTCGACGCACTGCGCGCCGCACCTCCACCTGCACGCGGCGATGGCGTGCAAACAGTTACGTCACATCGAGTATTTCTTCGACCACGTTCGTATCGAGCGTATGCTCTTTGACGGCGCTGCCGATCCCGAGAACGGCGATCTCACCCCCGACTCGACGCGTCCCGGCATCGGTTTAACGCTGCGCCGGACCGACGCCGAACGCTTCGCCCTATAA